Proteins from a single region of Oryza brachyantha chromosome 6, ObraRS2, whole genome shotgun sequence:
- the LOC102703044 gene encoding aspartyl protease APCB1-like: MDGSSPRGPGEWPQPHGVVTVVIAAPDDGGDERRRRLPLASGEGAADSGRCRGGARGVDEEEQEEEGVRWRVASLWRVAGALLLVVAALAVAGRYRLYHDPAAVSREEGRSSFLLPLYPKARGGAARESAAGVEADGAVAARENSSVVLPTRGNVFPDGQYYTTMFIGNPPRPYFLDVDTGSDLTWIQCDAPCTSCAKGPHPLYKPAKQNIVHPRDSYCQELQGNQNYCDTCKQCDYEIAYADRSSSMGVLARDNMQLVTADGESENLDLVFGCGYDQRGNLLSSPANTDGIIGLSNAAMSLPAQLASRGIISNVFGHCIAADPSNGGYMFLGDDYVPRWGMTWVPIRNGPENLYSTEVQKVNYGEQQLNLRGKAGKLTQVIFDSGSSYTYLPHEEYTNLIGSLIRLSPSLLQDETDRALPFCMKPDFPVRSLDDVKHLFKPLSLEFKKRWFLLPRTFTIPPEDYLIISDKNNICLGVLDGREIGHDSEIVIGDVSLRGKLVVYNNDEKHVGWVQSDCTKPQKQSGFPFLLKRVLQNQLF; the protein is encoded by the exons ATGGACGGCTCCTCGCCGCGCGGTCCCGGGGAGTGGCCGCAGCCCCATGGCGTGGTGACGGTGGTGATCGCGGCcccggacgacggcggcgacgagaggcggcggcggctgccgctCGCCTCCGGAGAGGGCGCGGCGGATTCTGGAAGGTGTCGCGGTGGCGCGAGGGGGGTCGatgaggaggagcaggaggaggagggggtgaGGTGGCGGGTGGCGTCGCTGTGGCGCGTGGCGGGGGCGCTGCTGCTCGTGGTcgcggcgctcgccgtcgccgggcgctACCGCCTGTACCACGACCCGGCGGCCGTGTCGCGGGAGGAAGGGAGGTCGTCGTTCTTGCTTCCCCTGTACCCCAaggcccgcggcggcgcggcgcgggagtcggccgccggcgtcgaggcGGACGGTGccgtggcggcgagggagaaTTCGTCGGTGGTGCTCCCGACCAGAGGCAATGTGTTCCCCGACGG GCAATACTATACTACTATGTTTATTGGAAATCCTCCAAGACCTTACTTTCTTGATGTTGATACTGGGAGTGACTTGACATGGATTCAGTGTGACGCACCCTGCACAAGTTGTGCAAAG GGACCTCATCCTTTATATAAGCCCGCGAAACAAAATATAGTTCATCCCAGAGACTCATATTGCCAAGAACTGCAAGGCAACCAGAACTATTGCGACACTTGCAAGCAATGCGACTATGAGATCGCATATGCTGATCGGAGCTCCTCCATGGGAGTGCTTGCAAGGGACAATATGCAACTGGTCACTGCAGATGGTGAAAGCGAAAATTTGGACCTTGTGTTTGG GTGTGGATATGACCAGCGAGGAAATCTTTTGTCGTCACCAGCAAACACTGATGGGATCATTGGCCTTAGCAATGCAGCAATGAGCCTCCCTGCCCAGCTAGCCAGCCGAGGGATTATTTCCAATGTTTTTGGCCATTGTATCGCAGCAGATCCCAGCAATGGTGGCTACATGTTTCTCGGTGACGATTACGTTCCTAGATGGGGAATGACATGGGTACCTATCCGAAATGGTCCAGA GAACCTCTACAGCACCGAAGTCCAGAAAGTGAACTATGGAGAACAGCAGCTTAATTTAAGAGGGAAGGCAGGGAAGTTAACTCAAGTGATTTTTGACAGTGGGAGCTCATATACGTATTTACCACACGAAGAATACACAAACCTGATTGGTTCA CTTATAAGACTCTCCCCAAGCCTTTTACAAGATGAGACGGACCGAGCACTACCGTTCTGCATGAAACCCGATTTTCCAGTGAG GTCTCTGGATGATGTGAAACACTTATTCAAACCTTTGAGTCTGGAATTCAAGAAAAGATGGTTCCTATTGCCCAGAACATTCACTATCCCTCCTGAGGACTACTTGATCATCAGT gATAAGAACAATATCTGCTTAGGGGTGCTTGATGGAAGAGAGATTGGCCATGACTCGGAGATAGTAATCGGAG ATGTTTCTCTTCGAGGAAAGCTAGTTGTGTATAACAATGATGAGAAACATGTCGGATGGGTTCAGTCAGACTGTACCAAGCCACAGAAACAAAGTGGATTTCCTTTCCTCCTTAAAAGAGTATTGCAGAATCAGCTTTTTTAA